Within the Bacillus sp. FSL K6-3431 genome, the region TTTTCATTATTTACGTGAAAAAAGTGCGACATTATTAGAGGAAGAAACAATGTTTTCAACTGAATTCACTGATATGTATATGAAGCTGTGGACTTTCTTGTTTAAAAATAAACGAGATCGGCTCACTGAACAAGAGCGACTGCACAAGCTCTCAGCTTCAAACAATGATTCCCGAATTGAAATTGCTGCCATACATCTTGCCATTTTACTTGAAAATGACGAATGGGCTTTAGACCATATTTCACAATTAGGTCCGGACATAGCACCTTTCGCATTGCGTTGGTTAAAACTGCTACAGGCGGAACGTTCGAAAAAAAGAATGACTGTCTATTTACCCGCTTTTATTACGCAAATAATTGCTTATATCTCCACTTTATCTAGAAATTATGAGCAAGCACAGTTTACTCGCTCCTTATTTCAAGTATTAGATAGTGATACAGCGATGAAATTAGACCCTAGCTTATTAGAAAAAATTTATATTCAGCTTCTACCACATAGTCGCTTTCAATACATTGCCTATTTACTCGACAAGCAGGAGTTCAGAAAATGGGTTGAACTACAAGTGTTTACAGATAATAATCTTGAATATATTGATCGTCATACAGTTGATATTGTCGCTAAGCATGACCCTGGTGCTTTACGCCCTCTTTATCATGAAACGATTACAGGGCTTCTTAAACATCGCAGTCGAGATTCTTATAAGAAGGCTGTCCGCTATTTAAAAAGACTGCAAAAGCTGTATAAAAAAGAAAAGAAAATGCCACAATGGGAACTGTATTTTGCCGAGCTACAGCGGAGAACAAAGCGCCTCCGTGCATTTCAAGAAGAATGCAGGAAAGGAAAGTTAATCAATGATGAATCTTGATATATTTAACCTCCATATTATTCCTTTATCTACAGGAGAATTTATCTTATACGTTCTTGATGACCATTCTAACCTGATTGAACCAGCGGAGTGGAAACCTCAGCTTTTTCTATGGCATGAAGAAAGTTTTCACGGTGCTTTTATTGAAGAAACTCCCCTCCCATTAGACGGCGGAACTGGAATTCAAGTTGATAGCTATACACTGCTGACGCTATTAGGTCACGAAAACTTCAGCTCTCTCATCGATTGGAATTGGTGTGAACCTGGCGATGCGCTGCTTGCTGTCGCATCTCCCATGCTGGAGGCCATTCAAGAAGGAAAATGGCTCCCAATATTTACGGATGACACGGAAGAAGCTTTTCTTTGGAAGGTACCTGACATTGTTTGGGATGAATTTGCACCATCCTTTTGGAGCCAACCATTTCATAAGGACACGATGAAAGAATTCGTCTCGACATTTTATCACAATGCATTGTCATCCCATTTACAACAAGGAATGGAAGGCGAAACGCTTACGGAAAAGCTAAAAATGTTAAAAGAAAGTCCTCTCACTGCTGCTGAACTAGAAAGTTACTTTGATGAAGCACGCTGGAGCGAATGGACAGAGATGTCAGAAAACAATCTTCCTTTTTCTATTGGTCTTCGGTTAACTGAGCCTGATGAAGATGATCAACCTTGGATATTAGAAACGGTGTTACGTGATTTGAAAAAGCCAGACAAAGTCCATACTTTAACCAAATTGCCAAAACGCTGGGATTCCTATTTACCAATGATTGAAGCAGAGCAAGAACGTTGGCAAAGATTATTCCCTTGGCTTAAAACAGATAATGGATTGACACATGAATTAGACGAACCTTCCGCTTGGGATTTCCTCACAGATGCGAGTGGAAAATTGATCGCACTTGGATTTGAAATTTTATTACCTTCATGGTGGGAAGCAATGCGCGAGGCCAATATGGCTGTGAAGGCTAGAGTAAAACAATCAGGTACTAATTATCGGCCTTCATTTGTCGGGCTGAATGCCATGCTCGATTTTGATTGGCGTCTTTCGATGAATGGAACGGATTTTTCTGAAGATGAATTTCAAGAGCTTGTGGATGATCAGCGCAGGTTGATTAAAATTCGCGGTCGTTGGGTAAAGCTTGATCCAAAAATGATTGCCCATATTCAAGGATTAATGCAACAAGCAAAAAAAGAAGGTTTACGTGTTCAAGATATCTTTTCACTTGGTCTCGAAGAAGACGAACAATCTATCGAAGAGGATCTCTTTGATCCGCGCGCTTTTGCACAAGTGAAGATAGAACTAAATCAGTCGCTGAAAAAGATGCTTCGTCAGTTAAATGGTATTACAGAAATTCCTGAAACTCCTGTTCCAAAAGAGTTAGTTGGAGAACTTCGACCATACCAACAGCTTGGTTTAAACTGGCTTGCTTTCTTGCGACAGTTCGGTTTCGGTGCCTGCTTGGCTGATGATATGGGACTTGGAAAAACCATTCAGCTTATCGCATATCTTTTACATGTTAAAAAGATCAATCCGAAAAAAGCTCCTGCATTAATTATTTGTCCAACTTCTGTGCTTGGAAATTGGCAACGTGAACTTGAACGCTTCGCCCCCGATTTAAACGTAGTTTTACATTACGGTAGTACTAGACCAAAAGGCGACGACTTTTCCAAAACGGTTCAAAAAGCAGATGTTGTATTAACTAGCTTTGGACTCACACATCTTGATTTTGATGAGTTCGATTCTATTGATTGGAGTACTATTGCTCTTGATGAAGCCCAAAATATCAAAAATGCCGAAACGAAACAATCAAGAGCGATTCGCAAACTCAAAGGGCAGCACCATATTGCCTTGACCGGGACGCCAATGGAAAATCGTCTTTCCGAACTTTGGTCGCTTTTTGACTTTATTAATCATGGCTATTTAGGTACTTTCGGGCAATTTCAAAAAAAATATATCGCCTCTATTGAAAAAGATAGCGATGAAGCAAAGATTCGCGAATTACAGCAATTGATTAAACCATTTTTGCTAAGAAGAACGAAGAAAGATCCCGAAGTGGAATTAAACTTACCAGATAAGCTGGAGCAGAAGGAATATTGCTCCTTAACTGCTGAACAGGCTGCTTTATATGAAGATCTGGTTCAAGATACTTTCAGTAAAATAGAAACACTATCCTCTTTCGAGAGGAAGGGATTAATATTACAAATGTTGAATAAGTTAAAACAATTATGTAATCATCCTGCGCTTTATTTAAAAGAAGAAGGACCTAGCGATGTGGAGATGCGCTCAAATAAAATGGGGACATTAATCGAGCTTGCTGATTCAATCATGGAAGCTGGAGAAGGTTGTATCATTTTCACGCAATATCTCGGAATGGGCGAAATGATCCGCACCGTTTTACAAGAACGCTTTGACATTCAGGTACCTTTTTTAAATGGGAGCATGCCAAAAGCACAGCGAGATAATTATGTCGCCCGTTTTCAAAACGGCGAATTCCCATTCTTCCTGCTCTCACTAAAAGCAGGCGGTACTGGACTGAATTTAACTGCTGCAAACCATGTTATACATTACGACCGTTGGTGGAATCCTGCCGTTGAAAACCAAGCAACAGACCGTGCATACCGAATCGGACAAAATCGCTTTGTACACGTTCATAAATTTATTTCAACAGGCACACTTGAAGAAAAAATTGATTTAATGCTAGAGAAAAAACAGTCACTAAATGACGAGATCATTAAAAGTGATCAATGGGTTACTGAACTCTCAAACGATGAGCTACACAGCCTGCTCGCTCTTGCATAGGTAGAAAGAGCATCCCCGCAATGAAGCAGGTGTTACCGGGCTTATTTTTAGTCACTCAGTGGATTTGCTAGCCACTCATCTGATTTACTGGCCGCTCAGCTAATTTACTGGCCAATCAGCGGATTTACTGGCTGCTCAGCAGATTTACTGGCCACTCAGCAGATTCACTGGCCGCTCAGCGGATTTACTGGCTGTTCAGCTAATTTACTGGCCGGTCAGCGGATTTACTGGCTGCTCAGTGGATTTACTGGCCGCTCAGCAGATTTACTGGCCACTCAGCAGATTTACTGGCCGCTCAGTGGATTTACTGGCCGCTCAGCGGATTTACTGGCTGCTCAGCTAATTTACTGGCCACTCAGCAGATTTACTGGCCGCTCAGTTAATTTACTGGCCAATCAGCGGATTTGCTAGCCACTCAGATATTTACTGGCCAAACAGCGGATTTACTGGCTATTTCAAATCAATAACATCCACAATTTATTGGAAGGGGAAGCTTTATGAGCGAAACTTCTATTAAGAATAAATTGCTTGAATTCTCGCCAAATAATAAGGAACTTGCTTTGTTTTTACTTTCTTTGAAAGAACGAAACGACTTATTTTTTCGGGAACTTGAAGATTTGAAAATGGACTTTCTTTTGAGGGGGATTTGTGAGAAGGAAGTAGATGGATTACTTGAGGATCCATTGCTTTTGCCATCTACATGGTTGCCTGAACATTTGCGTTGGGCTCCATACTTCACACGAATGGGGAACGATTAATTAAATCGCTTACAGAGGCTAATCAGTATATTGATTACTCAAAGCATATTGACATTGATTGTCATACTGCCGAAAAACTCATTCGTTTCATTTATGTAAATATATAAGGTATAGTTCAAAAAAAGACCAGCTGGGCAGCTGGTCTTTTTTTCTAATGAGGAATGAGGCGAGGCTGCTTTTTGGAATGCACAGTTAGGAGAAGTTTATTATTACTGTGCGATCATCTGTTTTTTGAGATTTGTATTATGTGATAGTGTGAATTGGTCTGTGGTGTATCCATGAAGATGTTGTTCAAGCTGCACTACCCGTTGGGATAATAAATGCATCTGCTGATTGGCCTTGCCAAGCTTGAATATGAGGTCGCTTATAAGGATTTCCATCGAGTCATTACGGATATTTGTTTTCATTTGTTCACCTCCTTACATACTTTACATTGGTTGTGGTTCTTTTTCTTCTGCAGGACGTCCGCCCATAAATTTCACTGAGTCTGCTAAAACTTCTGTAACATACACCCTCTTTCCAGTTTGATCTTCATAATTTCTTGTTTGGATTTTTCCTATGATGCCAATAATGGATCCTTTCTCACAATACTTTGCTGTGTTTTCAGCTGTTTTGTTCCACAATGTACATAAAACAAAATCAGCATTCATTTCACCTTGCGTATTGCGATAGTGGCGATTTAAGGCTAGTGTGATGTTTAATACAGCCTTTCCCTCCACTGTATAGCGTAATTCTGGATCTTTCGTCATTCGGCCCACCAGTGTCACTTGATTGATCATTTTTTCACTCCTTTTTTGCGATGTATCTACATATTATTACAAGTTTTTTTCACTGTAAAATCGGCAAAATCCTTTTTCTAATCATAAAATTTGATAGAAATCGAATTTTATAGGCAGCTTTTCTTATTTCCAACCTTTTATCATTCATAGAAAACTTTGTTGCTAAAATTTTTTTAATGAATGCCTATGCTATGTTATAATTTTTAAAAGTGTATGAGGAGGCATTCTAAAGTGAAGACCTTTAAAGTTGTTGCTCTGCAGGTTCTTGGATCGACAGGAGCTCAGGATCTCCCATTAACAGATGGTTTAATCATTAATAAAGAAAATGAAGATGGTATGTGGATTATTGAATCTTTTATTGATAAAAAATATGAAGCTTTATTTCAGCAAAAACGCGAAAGCAATGAAGACTTCAAAATTAGAGTGATCATTACTCATGCAGCAAATGATCCAGCTACATTTACGGTGAAAGTTAATACGGTTAAACGGTTGGATACTCATATCTCTGTCTTATTTGAAGGTAAACTAAATAGGCGTCGCAATGAGTATTCCGAACTCCTCCTCAATAATTTAATTAAAGATGGCTACAGCGGGGAAGATCTCATTCAGGAATTCAAAAAAGGAATGAAGGAAAAAAAGCCCGTTTCTAATAATTAAATTAGTCGGGCTTTAAAATGAATAGAAATTATAAAAGCAAGATAAAACTCTTACCTTTATCTATTTTTGTCTTTGTTTTTGTCATTATCTAAATCGTTGCCATTTATGTTAGTATCATCCATGTTGGTGTCATTTGTAGTACCTTCATCCATTATATCATTGTTATCATTTGTAGTACCTTCATCCATCACATCGTTATTATCATCATTTACACCGTTGTTATCGTTGACACCATTGTTATCGTTGACGCCATTGTCTTCTATCACTTCATTATCATTAGCTGGGGGCGGTGGCTCCTCGTTATTATTTGCACAACCTACAAGTAGCATGGAAGCAATGGCTGCTCCACCGATTAATTTTGTTACTTTTACATTCATTAGGTAAGCTCCTTTCAGATTTAGGCCCACATGAACATGATGTGGTCATATCGACTGTGCCACATGTCGTGGTTTTTTTTAGTCGATTATCCTGTTTTTTGGACCTTGTAAGGTCTGTTATTAGCTTTCCCCAATTCGCCAAAATACACCATTAAATTTTCGAAAGTGGAAAAATAAATGATAGAAGCACTAAAGCTAGAGGAAAATAGGTATAGAAATTTTTTTTCCAATACTTTTTTTAGATATACAATTGCAACTGTTTGCTACTTGCACTATAATCATAATTTTTATTAGCTATAAAAGATTCAATGTAAAAATCGTCGCTGCGGCTGTGTATAAGTTAATCCAGCACAATATTGTAAATCTAAAAAAGCGATGAATTACGCCTATTTTGCTGTCAAAAATATTACCCCGCTTTTCCATATTCCTCACAAGGACATTATATAAAACGTACGGTTCATTAAAACGAACAGAAAAATAAAAACATCCTCTTTGGACATAATATATAGCCCAAAGAGGATGTTTTTTGCATTGTCATTATTTTTCAAGAGCAAAAGTAATTTCTGCTTCACATACAGTTTCTCCATCAACTGTTGCTACAGCTTTACCTTTACCAATAGGCCCTTTAATACGAATAATTTCTACTTCGAGGCGTAGTTGATCTCCTGGTTTTACTTGACGTTTAAATCGGCATTTATCGATACCAGCAAAAAATGCTAATTTACCGCGATTTTCTTCTTTGATAAGCATAGCTACAGCTCCTACTTGTGCCAATGCCTCAACAATCAGTACGCCTGGCATAACAGGATAATCTGGAAAATGACCGTTAAAGAATTCTTCATTAGCAGTTACATTCTTAAGCCCTACTGCCTTTTTTCCTTCTTCAACTTCAGTGATTTTGTCAATCAATAAAAAAGGATAACGGTGTGGAATAATTTCTTTAATTTGCTGAATATCAAGCATATGTAAAACCTCCAGAATAAAATTTAAAAAGTATGAAAGCGCCGGTCAGTAAAACAAAACTGCTGCATTCACCATCTACCCAAATCTTGTGAGCCCAGATAGCCTTTCAGCTATACAGTAATATAACACATAAATGTGATGGTTGCGCTATCACATTTATGAGTAGAAGAACTATAAATCAAACAAAAATAAGGAAGACTTTCACTTCCTTATTTTTTCTCAGTAACTAAGTCAATAATATGCGTCCATGTTGTTTTTTGCAAAGCATCTTTAGGCTTGCCATCTCCTAGCACACCATAGCCTACCATTATTCCCGCAACAAGACTTAGTACTGTTAATATTATAATCAGAAAAACACGAAGCCAAATCGGAATCAGTCTGATCCTAATCCGTTTCGATATTTTCGTTTCCTTTTTTATCTTTGCTGGTAGTTTCTTCTTATTCAATTTTTCTCTTGTTTGAACAGCTGCTTGGCTGATTTGTTTAGCCACCATATGATAAACTCCTTTAATCCAACTTTGACATACTAACTATCAAACTAGGATTGAAACTATTGATCACTCATCAATTTTGATTTTATCATATCATACCACATTTTAGCGAATGCCGTTTACAAGTCCCATCATTTGATCTGATAAGGATATTGACTTAGATTGAAATTGCAAAGCTCTTTGCACGTTTACCATTTCCGTCATTTCTTTACTCAAGTCCACATTTGAAGCTTCGAGTGCTCCTTGCTGAACAGAAACCTGATTTCGCCCAGCTCCAGCCAATTCCGTATAAATAAGTGCAGGATCGACGCCAGGCTGTAAGTTCTCTGGAAGTCCGAGTAAATTACTTCCCTTTTGCTCCATAAACTGCGGTTTGTTCATCGCCACTATGCCTAGGTTAGATGTCACCTGTTGGCCATTATCAGCTTGAGCTTGAAAAACACCATTGTTAAAAATAGTAAATGACTTATATTGATCTGAGAAAATAATATTATTATTTTGTTCATCTAGTACTGGATGACCTTCTTCAGTTACAAGCATCATTTCATTATTTCCCGTCGGTGCGAGATACAATGCTCCATTCCTTGTAAAACGAATAGCAGATTGATCATTTTCTTGGACGCGAATTTTTAAAAATTGATTTTCTTCTGTAAAAGCTAAATCAAGCGGTCGATCTGTATTTTTTATTGCTCCTTGCTGCAATACCATGACTGATTTTGAGATTTTAGCACCTACACCCTGGCGAATGCCAAACGGAGTAAGACGACCAACCTCTTTTTCTTCTGTTGGTTGGTTATTCACATGTTGATAAACCATTTCAGAAAAAGATACATCTCTTTTTTTATAGCCATTTGTTTGTGCATTAGCTATGTTATTGCTGATGGCATCAAATTGTTTTTGTAATTGACCGATTGTATTGACTGCAGTTGTCATAGATCTTGTCATATGCCTGTCTCCTTATTATTAGCAATTCTTGGCATATTAACCATTCACTCTGCCAACTTCATTCACTGTTTTTTCCATACTGCGATCGTAGGCTTGAAGAATTTTTTGATTCGCTTCGAATGCTCTGTAAGCCGTAAGCATCTCTGTCATTGTCCTCGAGGGATCTACTGTAGAGCCTTCGATAAAACCTTGTGAGACGCTATAAGCATTAGCAATATCCAATGGTATCCCGTCTTCTGTACGGAACAATCCATTTCCTTCTTTTATTAATGCTTCTGGATTTTCCGTTGTCACGATACCAAGTCGGGCAACTTGCTCCCCGTTTTCTTCAATATTGCCATTACGATCGACGGTAAATTGATCACTATTTAACGTAATCCGATTACCATTCTCGTCAAGCACTGGCCAACCACCATCCGTCGTCAGTAAGCCCTCTGCATCAATTGTAAATCTTCCATTTCGTGTATATTTAGTCTCATCTCCATTTTCCACAGTGAAAAACACAGGATCACCAGCTGTATCTGTAAGCGCCAAGTCTGTTAGGAGATCCGTTTGTCTTTGGTCTCCTTGGACAAAACGAGGAATGGTTTCCTGCATATATACTCCTGTATTAATGGAACCAACTTGTTTAGCATTTTTATTACCATTTGTAGAAGTTTCGAAACGGCTAAGAAGCATTTCTGGAAATGCCCGGATAGCAGCTTGATCTTCCTTAAATCCCGCTGTATTTACATTAGCCATATTATTTGTCAGCAAATCTGTTTTACGTTGTTGGGCATACATCCCTGAAGCTGCTGTATAAAAACCTCGTAACATTCAATCACCTCAATACAATTGTTCGTTCAAGCAACACAGTATTTTTCCTCCTGTATTACATACTTCTTTATATATCGGTCTGTTATTAGGATTTCTTAGGAAATCCTATCTTTTTTTGATTAAAGACTATGAAGTTTACGTTTATACGAAATTTCGACGTGCAATCCTATCCATGTTTTCAAGCATGATACCAGTTCCAATCGCAACAGAATCCATTGGTTGTTCCGCTACTAGAACAGGAACTTTTAATTCTTCCGCTAATAATTGATCAATACCATGCAGAAGCGCGCCGCCACCTGTTATGATTACCCCACGATCGATAATATCAGCAGATAGTTCTGGTGGCGTTTTTTCTAAGACATTCTTCGCAGCCTGTACAATAACATCCACAGATTCACGAAGTGCCGCTTCTATTTCTTTAGAATAAA harbors:
- a CDS encoding SWIM zinc finger family protein, with amino-acid sequence MYNRQLLDHIKLYSEELQSILDPRTDAHQKLVQKGMILFRQQLVYGVKFSNGKVEAKVRDVTPVKVELVFENMVDSTCTCPTPNICKHQIALFFNVLSRTQSIFLWMQEWKDRWQVNDVLSTLQRGSDLLKTEQSYDETGPEQWLTRIREAYHHVSEKNFYQLEDWARVCYRRLLGFAPVEREWKPLFQLFAAYESLKVINAMSNEPGKHRHVSAFIQQMLEEAEEALTKLATTASPFAFDEYFHYLREKSATLLEEETMFSTEFTDMYMKLWTFLFKNKRDRLTEQERLHKLSASNNDSRIEIAAIHLAILLENDEWALDHISQLGPDIAPFALRWLKLLQAERSKKRMTVYLPAFITQIIAYISTLSRNYEQAQFTRSLFQVLDSDTAMKLDPSLLEKIYIQLLPHSRFQYIAYLLDKQEFRKWVELQVFTDNNLEYIDRHTVDIVAKHDPGALRPLYHETITGLLKHRSRDSYKKAVRYLKRLQKLYKKEKKMPQWELYFAELQRRTKRLRAFQEECRKGKLINDES
- a CDS encoding DEAD/DEAH box helicase produces the protein MNLDIFNLHIIPLSTGEFILYVLDDHSNLIEPAEWKPQLFLWHEESFHGAFIEETPLPLDGGTGIQVDSYTLLTLLGHENFSSLIDWNWCEPGDALLAVASPMLEAIQEGKWLPIFTDDTEEAFLWKVPDIVWDEFAPSFWSQPFHKDTMKEFVSTFYHNALSSHLQQGMEGETLTEKLKMLKESPLTAAELESYFDEARWSEWTEMSENNLPFSIGLRLTEPDEDDQPWILETVLRDLKKPDKVHTLTKLPKRWDSYLPMIEAEQERWQRLFPWLKTDNGLTHELDEPSAWDFLTDASGKLIALGFEILLPSWWEAMREANMAVKARVKQSGTNYRPSFVGLNAMLDFDWRLSMNGTDFSEDEFQELVDDQRRLIKIRGRWVKLDPKMIAHIQGLMQQAKKEGLRVQDIFSLGLEEDEQSIEEDLFDPRAFAQVKIELNQSLKKMLRQLNGITEIPETPVPKELVGELRPYQQLGLNWLAFLRQFGFGACLADDMGLGKTIQLIAYLLHVKKINPKKAPALIICPTSVLGNWQRELERFAPDLNVVLHYGSTRPKGDDFSKTVQKADVVLTSFGLTHLDFDEFDSIDWSTIALDEAQNIKNAETKQSRAIRKLKGQHHIALTGTPMENRLSELWSLFDFINHGYLGTFGQFQKKYIASIEKDSDEAKIRELQQLIKPFLLRRTKKDPEVELNLPDKLEQKEYCSLTAEQAALYEDLVQDTFSKIETLSSFERKGLILQMLNKLKQLCNHPALYLKEEGPSDVEMRSNKMGTLIELADSIMEAGEGCIIFTQYLGMGEMIRTVLQERFDIQVPFLNGSMPKAQRDNYVARFQNGEFPFFLLSLKAGGTGLNLTAANHVIHYDRWWNPAVENQATDRAYRIGQNRFVHVHKFISTGTLEEKIDLMLEKKQSLNDEIIKSDQWVTELSNDELHSLLALA
- the ssb gene encoding single-stranded DNA-binding protein; the protein is MINQVTLVGRMTKDPELRYTVEGKAVLNITLALNRHYRNTQGEMNADFVLCTLWNKTAENTAKYCEKGSIIGIIGKIQTRNYEDQTGKRVYVTEVLADSVKFMGGRPAEEKEPQPM
- a CDS encoding YwpF-like family protein — protein: MKTFKVVALQVLGSTGAQDLPLTDGLIINKENEDGMWIIESFIDKKYEALFQQKRESNEDFKIRVIITHAANDPATFTVKVNTVKRLDTHISVLFEGKLNRRRNEYSELLLNNLIKDGYSGEDLIQEFKKGMKEKKPVSNN
- the fabZ gene encoding 3-hydroxyacyl-ACP dehydratase FabZ, with amino-acid sequence MLDIQQIKEIIPHRYPFLLIDKITEVEEGKKAVGLKNVTANEEFFNGHFPDYPVMPGVLIVEALAQVGAVAMLIKEENRGKLAFFAGIDKCRFKRQVKPGDQLRLEVEIIRIKGPIGKGKAVATVDGETVCEAEITFALEK
- a CDS encoding DNA-directed RNA polymerase subunit beta gives rise to the protein MVAKQISQAAVQTREKLNKKKLPAKIKKETKISKRIRIRLIPIWLRVFLIIILTVLSLVAGIMVGYGVLGDGKPKDALQKTTWTHIIDLVTEKK
- a CDS encoding flagellar hook-basal body protein, yielding MTRSMTTAVNTIGQLQKQFDAISNNIANAQTNGYKKRDVSFSEMVYQHVNNQPTEEKEVGRLTPFGIRQGVGAKISKSVMVLQQGAIKNTDRPLDLAFTEENQFLKIRVQENDQSAIRFTRNGALYLAPTGNNEMMLVTEEGHPVLDEQNNNIIFSDQYKSFTIFNNGVFQAQADNGQQVTSNLGIVAMNKPQFMEQKGSNLLGLPENLQPGVDPALIYTELAGAGRNQVSVQQGALEASNVDLSKEMTEMVNVQRALQFQSKSISLSDQMMGLVNGIR
- a CDS encoding flagellar hook-basal body protein codes for the protein MLRGFYTAASGMYAQQRKTDLLTNNMANVNTAGFKEDQAAIRAFPEMLLSRFETSTNGNKNAKQVGSINTGVYMQETIPRFVQGDQRQTDLLTDLALTDTAGDPVFFTVENGDETKYTRNGRFTIDAEGLLTTDGGWPVLDENGNRITLNSDQFTVDRNGNIEENGEQVARLGIVTTENPEALIKEGNGLFRTEDGIPLDIANAYSVSQGFIEGSTVDPSRTMTEMLTAYRAFEANQKILQAYDRSMEKTVNEVGRVNG